A stretch of the Gemmatimonadota bacterium genome encodes the following:
- a CDS encoding NTP transferase domain-containing protein, translating into MDTQASTYSLSAVILSGGKSSRMGRPKALLPFDDKPLIAHLVQRLSQRFSDIVVVAAPDQTLPALPVTLVHDTVAYQGPVGGLYYGLRAIRGAAAFVTSCDVPFLQLPFIDYLVSQLDHNGRDYDVVVPVWQVRLQPLHAVYRRRVVPHLQEQLATQRLRPVYLYDTVPTRKVSPTEIKRFDPEGLSFLNMNTQADYQAALVRWRTLSAPISCTVELFGVARLTAHTPRVPLTLSAEATLGDALAVLGAECPALLGAVLSADDTGHTSLRSGYTCNINGKDFVRDAHTRLRAGDSLLILSSDAGG; encoded by the coding sequence ATGGATACGCAAGCCTCGACCTACAGCCTTTCGGCGGTTATTCTGAGCGGTGGGAAAAGTTCGCGCATGGGGAGGCCGAAGGCGCTGCTGCCCTTTGACGACAAGCCGCTTATCGCTCACCTGGTCCAGCGGCTGTCCCAACGCTTTTCCGATATCGTTGTGGTCGCCGCACCGGACCAGACCCTGCCGGCCCTGCCGGTCACGCTGGTGCATGATACCGTGGCCTATCAGGGTCCGGTCGGAGGCCTCTACTACGGCCTGCGAGCGATCCGCGGCGCGGCGGCCTTTGTCACGTCGTGCGATGTGCCCTTTCTCCAGTTGCCGTTCATCGACTATCTCGTCTCGCAGCTCGATCACAACGGCCGTGACTATGATGTGGTCGTCCCCGTGTGGCAAGTCCGGCTTCAACCGCTGCACGCCGTGTATCGAAGGCGTGTCGTCCCCCATTTGCAAGAACAGCTCGCCACCCAACGCCTCCGTCCGGTCTATTTGTATGACACCGTGCCAACCCGGAAAGTATCGCCAACGGAAATCAAACGCTTTGACCCCGAGGGGCTGAGTTTCCTCAATATGAACACCCAGGCGGACTATCAGGCCGCCCTGGTCCGGTGGCGGACGCTGTCTGCGCCCATTTCCTGCACGGTGGAGTTGTTCGGCGTCGCGCGCCTGACCGCACACACCCCGCGCGTCCCGTTGACCCTTTCGGCTGAGGCAACCCTCGGAGACGCACTGGCTGTCTTAGGGGCGGAATGTCCCGCCCTCCTGGGTGCGGTGCTGTCCGCGGATGATACGGGACACACCAGCTTACGGAGCGGCTATACCTGCAACATCAATGGGAAAGATTTTGTTCGAGACGCGCACACCCGTCTCCGGGCGGGTGACAGCCTGTTGATCTTGTCGAGCGATGCGGGCGGATAA